From Gemmatimonas sp., a single genomic window includes:
- a CDS encoding SOS response-associated peptidase, producing the protein MCGRYGFGNPARLGTLPLGVTFPALAPRYNLAPSQAVPLVLQEGRARELRTAKWGLIPFWADDPGIGHKLANARADGIAAKPAFRAAFKTQRGLMPADLFYEWQVVPGHQGKQPWCIRLPDDAPFVMAALWDLWQPKHDPIADPVLTCCVITTDANATMEPIHHRMPVILPLTDVDAWLDPATAPADAARLLRPYEGPLHAYQVKTWVNATRNDDPQCATPLVRSDAHRSEQFFDD; encoded by the coding sequence ATGTGTGGCAGATACGGCTTCGGCAACCCCGCGCGGCTCGGGACGCTCCCTCTGGGCGTCACCTTCCCTGCGCTCGCTCCCCGCTACAACCTGGCGCCGTCGCAGGCGGTGCCGTTGGTGCTGCAGGAGGGCCGGGCGCGCGAGCTCCGCACGGCCAAGTGGGGGCTGATCCCATTTTGGGCCGACGACCCGGGCATTGGCCACAAGCTCGCCAACGCGCGCGCCGACGGCATCGCCGCGAAGCCGGCGTTTCGCGCGGCCTTCAAGACGCAGCGCGGCCTGATGCCGGCCGACCTGTTCTACGAATGGCAGGTGGTGCCCGGGCATCAGGGCAAGCAGCCGTGGTGCATCCGGTTGCCCGACGACGCGCCGTTCGTGATGGCGGCGCTCTGGGATTTATGGCAGCCGAAGCATGATCCCATCGCCGATCCGGTGCTGACGTGCTGCGTCATCACCACCGACGCGAACGCCACGATGGAGCCGATTCACCATCGCATGCCGGTGATTCTGCCGCTCACTGACGTCGATGCGTGGCTCGATCCTGCCACCGCACCGGCCGACGCGGCGCGACTGCTTCGGCCGTACGAGGGGCCACTACATGCGTATCAGGTGAAGACCTGGGTGAACGCCACGCGGAACGACGACCCACAGTGTGCCACCCCGCTGGTGCGCTCGGACGCGCACCGCAGCGAACAGTTCTTCGACGACTGA
- a CDS encoding SPOR domain-containing protein, translated as MRTLIATALVLLACGVAGGCADRSSRPSGADATPSIPGGPDPIVLRVSRDGGVMTATRYPDLDSTLWRSSARLPALDRIIGFGAEDGYLAAVDTSGAPVRIDIRLGTVTTSRKDDVAVASSADGGAIYALTTDGEITRYTPSGGDWRFTPTLPAHALYAQADGSLIVAGAKGDRAIVWRVRPPGQDVTDSLSFNIGGDETTLRKSLGATAGAVGDRVFFGGNDEVIAVRTRDLAKALEVDIGDPVTAIAATPSGDRLFVAIEHEELLRVVDRFEEGVKGKITLPGVPRALRMDPMGRVLLARGGADSVYVISLGSDAVIGVVRSEWRGDLPLVLPDGAIATTRGEDVVFAHPSTLADMRTVDGGANQFWYTLRWNGFRPRAAGLDQPVQFRTSAPRDSVDYADSAAARDPARDPARDSARGGAGAIGRADTPVASAFTVSFAAVLDEKQARQVASRIRADGETPRITTSDRAGKTLYRVVLGPYLTRADAERVGKASGQSYWIFEGAP; from the coding sequence GTGCGCACGCTCATAGCGACGGCGCTCGTGCTCCTCGCGTGCGGTGTTGCCGGCGGCTGTGCCGATCGCTCGTCCCGCCCTTCCGGAGCCGACGCCACTCCTAGTATCCCCGGTGGTCCGGACCCGATCGTGTTGCGCGTTTCGCGCGACGGCGGTGTCATGACGGCTACCCGCTACCCGGACCTCGATTCCACACTGTGGCGGTCGAGTGCCCGGCTTCCGGCGCTCGATCGCATCATCGGATTCGGTGCGGAAGACGGTTATCTCGCCGCCGTCGATACCAGCGGCGCGCCCGTGCGCATCGACATCCGCTTGGGCACCGTGACCACGTCGCGAAAGGATGACGTGGCCGTGGCCTCGTCGGCCGATGGCGGCGCGATCTACGCGCTCACGACCGACGGCGAGATCACGCGCTACACACCGAGTGGCGGCGACTGGCGCTTCACTCCCACGCTTCCCGCGCATGCGCTCTACGCGCAAGCCGACGGTTCACTGATCGTGGCCGGCGCCAAGGGAGATCGCGCCATCGTGTGGCGTGTGCGACCTCCCGGACAGGACGTCACCGACAGTTTGTCATTCAATATCGGCGGCGACGAAACCACGTTGCGCAAGTCCCTTGGCGCGACGGCCGGTGCCGTCGGTGATCGCGTCTTCTTCGGCGGCAACGACGAAGTCATCGCCGTACGCACGCGCGATCTCGCCAAGGCGCTCGAAGTCGATATCGGTGATCCGGTCACGGCTATCGCCGCCACGCCAAGCGGTGACCGCTTGTTCGTGGCGATCGAGCATGAAGAACTGCTGCGCGTCGTGGATCGCTTCGAGGAAGGCGTGAAGGGCAAGATCACGCTGCCCGGCGTACCGCGTGCGCTGCGCATGGACCCGATGGGTCGCGTGCTGCTGGCGCGTGGCGGGGCCGACTCGGTGTATGTCATCAGTCTTGGCAGCGATGCCGTGATCGGCGTGGTGCGCAGCGAGTGGCGCGGCGACCTGCCGCTCGTGTTACCCGATGGCGCGATCGCCACCACGCGCGGCGAGGACGTCGTGTTCGCGCATCCGTCGACGTTAGCCGACATGCGCACGGTAGACGGTGGGGCGAATCAGTTCTGGTACACGCTGCGATGGAACGGCTTCCGCCCGCGTGCCGCCGGCCTCGATCAGCCTGTACAGTTCCGCACCAGCGCCCCGCGTGACTCGGTGGACTACGCCGACAGCGCGGCGGCGCGTGACCCCGCGCGTGACCCCGCGCGTGACAGCGCACGCGGTGGTGCTGGCGCGATCGGCCGCGCCGACACGCCGGTGGCGTCGGCGTTCACCGTGTCGTTTGCCGCGGTACTCGACGAGAAGCAGGCACGTCAGGTCGCATCGCGCATTCGCGCGGATGGTGAGACGCCGCGCATCACGACGTCAGACCGTGCCGGAAAAACCCTGTATCGCGTCGTACTCGGTCCGTACCTAACGCGCGCCGACGCCGAGCGCGTCGGCAAAGCGTCGGGACAGAGTTACTGGATCTTCGAGGGGGCACCGTGA
- a CDS encoding DUF2232 domain-containing protein, with the protein MTGAFASELAATAPQERGWRWFVLALVLMVLVTAAPAWPASLSLLAGAIRLLLPVEQFALLVLVAIASCAVIGWWSGGRLVVALLWAAGAGYVIWKVPLPFSGYGAFGRGWALTLGAAFGLVCLVSPRRALLMRALGAIGVAAMITAAGFTTRTNGGSTLFDGPAQMLSREYQRRLGESLQSWRSRSDTESWRAFAQRFPEAADRANRMENLLVILAEPLSGAGSARGLIPGPLVSIAPALLALESLLALALGWAAYHRLSRVRIGPPLGALRDVRFNDQLVWGLVVGVTVLLLPTLAEWRTVGANLVCFFGSLYAFRGAGVLTWWTPDRLAVPALLALVVLVPILGPVWVVVAVLAVTFSLGLGDTWRDFRAGAQPRRSSPR; encoded by the coding sequence ATGACCGGAGCGTTCGCGTCGGAGCTCGCCGCGACCGCTCCTCAGGAGCGTGGGTGGCGGTGGTTCGTGTTGGCGCTGGTGCTGATGGTGCTGGTCACCGCAGCCCCGGCCTGGCCCGCCTCACTGTCGCTCCTTGCCGGAGCGATCCGGCTGTTGCTCCCGGTTGAGCAGTTTGCCCTGCTGGTGCTGGTCGCGATCGCGTCTTGCGCGGTCATCGGCTGGTGGTCGGGTGGCCGGCTCGTGGTGGCGCTTCTCTGGGCCGCCGGAGCCGGATACGTGATCTGGAAAGTACCGCTTCCCTTCTCAGGCTACGGTGCGTTCGGACGCGGATGGGCGCTCACATTGGGCGCCGCCTTCGGACTCGTCTGTTTGGTGTCGCCCCGTCGGGCGCTCCTGATGAGAGCCCTTGGTGCGATTGGCGTGGCGGCCATGATCACGGCCGCCGGCTTCACCACCCGCACCAACGGTGGCAGTACGCTGTTCGACGGACCGGCGCAGATGCTCTCCCGGGAGTATCAGCGTCGACTCGGCGAGTCGTTGCAAAGCTGGCGCAGTCGGTCGGACACGGAGTCGTGGCGCGCGTTCGCGCAGCGCTTCCCCGAGGCCGCTGATCGCGCCAACCGGATGGAAAACCTGCTGGTCATCTTGGCTGAACCGCTCTCCGGAGCCGGGTCGGCGCGAGGACTGATCCCGGGTCCGCTGGTATCGATCGCGCCGGCCTTATTGGCGCTCGAGTCGCTGTTGGCGTTGGCGTTGGGGTGGGCGGCGTATCATCGCTTGTCGAGGGTACGTATAGGTCCGCCGCTCGGTGCGCTGCGCGATGTGCGATTCAACGATCAGCTGGTTTGGGGATTGGTGGTTGGTGTGACCGTGCTGCTGTTGCCGACGCTCGCCGAGTGGCGAACGGTTGGTGCCAATCTGGTCTGTTTTTTCGGGTCGCTGTACGCCTTTCGGGGCGCCGGCGTACTCACGTGGTGGACCCCCGACCGACTCGCCGTTCCGGCGCTGCTCGCGTTGGTGGTGTTGGTCCCGATCCTGGGTCCAGTCTGGGTCGTGGTCGCCGTGTTGGCGGTCACCTTCAGCTTGGGACTGGGTGACACCTGGCGTGACTTCCGAGCCGGCGCGCAACCGCGCCGATCGTCGCCCCGCTGA
- the rplI gene encoding 50S ribosomal protein L9 has protein sequence MEVILRNAVDKLGHPGDIVSVSAGFARNFLIPRGFAFEATTGNRKRIALEKGRLEALESERVAAAQTIADKLAEVSVTFAARVGEEGKLFGSVTTADIAHQLEAQGFHIEKRQIELNEPIKTLGVYRVGIRLHADVKPEIKVWIIKQ, from the coding sequence ATGGAAGTCATCCTTCGTAACGCCGTCGACAAGCTCGGACATCCTGGTGACATCGTCTCCGTGTCCGCCGGTTTCGCCCGCAATTTCCTGATTCCCCGCGGCTTCGCGTTTGAAGCCACGACGGGCAATCGCAAGCGCATTGCGCTGGAAAAGGGCCGTCTCGAGGCGCTCGAGTCGGAGCGCGTCGCCGCCGCCCAGACCATCGCCGACAAGCTGGCCGAGGTCTCGGTGACCTTCGCCGCGCGCGTCGGAGAAGAGGGCAAGCTGTTCGGTTCCGTCACCACGGCCGACATCGCTCATCAGCTGGAAGCGCAGGGCTTCCACATCGAAAAGCGCCAGATCGAACTCAACGAGCCGATCAAGACCCTCGGCGTTTACCGCGTTGGCATCCGCCTGCACGCCGACGTGAAGCCCGAAATCAAGGTCTGGATCATCAAGCAGTAA
- a CDS encoding DUF3108 domain-containing protein encodes MSLVSKGTALVAAVVLACGSSPIAAQAPDIAESRVIQRLPAGALSVPFKVGERLDYEVRFGSLKVGNGSMEVREITEVRGRAVWHTVFKINGGIPLYRVNDLYESWFDVTTLNSLRYHQDVDEGSYERTRRYEIFPERGMFKENDRPEEPTVASPLDDGSFLYFVRTLPLEVGKSYEYARYFKAAGNPVRIRVVRRETITVPGGTFKTVVLQPTFQTKGIFSKNGKAEVWITDDDRRMMVQMKSKLSFGSLNLYLRGSSGTK; translated from the coding sequence ATGAGTCTCGTATCGAAAGGCACGGCACTGGTCGCCGCGGTGGTGCTCGCGTGCGGTTCGTCCCCGATCGCCGCCCAGGCCCCGGACATCGCGGAGAGTCGCGTCATCCAGCGACTCCCCGCGGGAGCGCTGTCGGTGCCGTTCAAGGTCGGTGAACGACTCGACTACGAGGTGCGTTTCGGCTCGCTCAAGGTCGGCAACGGCAGCATGGAGGTGCGCGAGATTACCGAAGTGCGCGGACGCGCCGTGTGGCACACGGTGTTCAAAATCAATGGCGGCATTCCGCTGTATCGGGTGAATGACTTGTACGAGTCGTGGTTTGACGTCACGACGCTCAACTCGTTGCGCTACCATCAGGATGTCGACGAGGGCAGCTACGAGCGCACACGTCGCTACGAGATCTTCCCTGAGCGCGGCATGTTCAAGGAAAATGACCGTCCCGAGGAGCCCACGGTGGCGAGTCCGCTCGACGACGGCTCGTTCCTCTATTTCGTGCGCACCTTGCCGCTCGAAGTGGGCAAGTCGTACGAATACGCCCGCTACTTCAAGGCGGCGGGCAATCCCGTGCGCATTCGCGTCGTGCGCCGAGAGACGATCACGGTGCCCGGTGGCACGTTCAAGACCGTCGTGCTGCAGCCCACGTTTCAGACGAAGGGCATTTTCAGTAAGAACGGCAAAGCCGAGGTGTGGATCACCGACGACGATCGCCGGATGATGGTGCAGATGAAGTCGAAGCTGAGCTTCGGCTCACTCAACTTGTACCTGCGCGGCTCAAGCGGCACCAAGTAG
- the rpsF gene encoding 30S ribosomal protein S6 — protein sequence MAKLKIRRNPTRRYEAVYIVDSAIEDAAILEKLDKLQSLLNLAAPAEIEHWGRRQLAYKIGRHDTGYYAIARFETTPAVLPEFERALKLDEGIIRYLISLAEHELGAPKLSDEELASRRRAGDDDDDDED from the coding sequence GTGGCAAAGCTCAAAATCCGCCGCAACCCTACGCGGCGTTACGAAGCCGTGTATATCGTCGATAGTGCTATCGAAGATGCGGCCATTCTGGAAAAGTTGGACAAGTTGCAGAGCCTTCTGAATCTCGCCGCGCCGGCTGAGATCGAGCATTGGGGCCGTCGCCAGCTCGCGTACAAGATTGGTCGCCACGACACCGGCTACTACGCGATCGCCCGCTTTGAAACGACCCCCGCCGTGCTTCCCGAGTTCGAGCGTGCGCTCAAGCTCGACGAAGGGATCATCCGCTATCTCATCTCGCTGGCCGAGCATGAGTTGGGTGCCCCGAAGCTCAGCGATGAAGAGCTCGCTTCGCGCCGTCGCGCGGGCGATGACGACGACGACGACGAGGATTAA
- a CDS encoding SPOR domain-containing protein: MTPLSLTESWEMEGRRLAPLLDGICSVVIAATDASLATSMALGVARAQGLRRRVAVADLIGEAPAIEALLTGDDPHGISDSFLYGVSLNKIARPMAGAENVFLMPSGTEAVAHDAVYANERWRRLAAGFHQVGALLVVVANPATPGFADLCAYVGALMPVGDTVFPTPQGVPLIAPPAPPKPEPLPPTPRPNAARARAAAAEDESSRRRRFIAIVSVLGAIAVALGAFWPQLMARLPEPVAELITGKQREPDSTAVVVPPTPMDTSVRSDSAKRDSLLRDSTGTIIPTPDSLRTASPPMTVENAADSASASRFAVYFATANTRAAAMPDARVRALDAVALSPVAEGNEQWFRVTIGASSTRAQAESLLTKLRTQKIVGSGSIVSVPYALRLARSVTPTLIPTRLAELANRGIIAYALLQPDGSATVYTGAFESPMQATPLADSLRALRVAPVLVYRTGRAF; this comes from the coding sequence GTGACGCCGCTCAGTCTGACCGAATCGTGGGAGATGGAGGGCCGCCGCTTGGCGCCTCTGCTCGACGGCATCTGCTCCGTGGTCATCGCCGCGACCGATGCGTCGCTGGCGACCTCGATGGCGCTCGGCGTCGCGCGGGCGCAGGGACTGCGCCGACGCGTGGCCGTGGCTGACTTGATCGGCGAGGCGCCCGCGATTGAAGCGCTGCTGACCGGCGATGATCCGCATGGCATTTCGGACAGCTTCCTCTACGGTGTGTCGCTCAACAAGATCGCGCGACCAATGGCCGGCGCCGAGAACGTGTTTCTGATGCCGAGCGGCACGGAAGCGGTGGCACACGACGCGGTGTATGCGAACGAACGGTGGCGCCGCCTGGCGGCGGGCTTTCATCAGGTCGGCGCGCTGCTGGTGGTGGTCGCCAACCCGGCCACACCCGGCTTCGCCGACTTGTGTGCCTACGTCGGCGCGCTGATGCCCGTCGGCGACACCGTGTTCCCCACCCCGCAGGGGGTGCCGCTCATTGCCCCGCCTGCACCGCCCAAGCCCGAGCCGCTACCGCCCACGCCGCGTCCGAACGCGGCGCGCGCACGCGCTGCCGCCGCCGAAGACGAGTCGAGCCGACGCCGTCGTTTCATCGCGATCGTGTCCGTACTCGGCGCTATTGCCGTAGCACTGGGCGCCTTCTGGCCACAGCTCATGGCACGCCTGCCCGAACCAGTCGCCGAACTGATCACGGGCAAGCAGCGTGAACCCGACAGTACGGCGGTCGTCGTACCGCCCACACCGATGGACACCTCGGTGCGCAGCGACAGCGCCAAGCGCGACTCGCTGCTGCGCGACTCTACGGGCACCATCATTCCGACACCGGACAGTCTTCGCACTGCGAGTCCGCCGATGACCGTGGAAAATGCCGCCGACTCGGCGTCCGCGTCGCGATTTGCCGTGTATTTCGCCACCGCCAATACGCGCGCCGCCGCGATGCCGGATGCCCGCGTGCGTGCGCTCGACGCCGTGGCGCTGTCGCCGGTGGCGGAAGGCAACGAACAGTGGTTCCGCGTCACGATTGGTGCATCGTCCACGCGCGCGCAGGCCGAGTCGCTGCTGACAAAGCTACGCACGCAGAAGATCGTGGGATCGGGGAGCATCGTGTCGGTGCCGTATGCGTTGCGCCTCGCGCGCAGCGTCACACCGACTTTGATCCCCACGCGACTCGCCGAGCTGGCGAATCGCGGCATCATCGCGTACGCGTTGCTGCAACCTGATGGCAGCGCGACTGTGTATACCGGCGCGTTCGAATCGCCGATGCAAGCGACCCCGCTTGCAGATTCTTTGCGCGCCCTGCGCGTCGCGCCTGTGTTGGTTTATCGAACTGGGAGAGCGTTCTAG
- the rsfS gene encoding ribosome silencing factor translates to MAERPPSPGESIARRAAALAGDMKANDILVLDLRGVTDMTDFFVIASGTSDTHVRAVAEHIQAGLKDGGVSTTMTEGLTQGRWALLDYAHTVIHVFHPTLRQYYQLERLWGDATPVPLNTEATQGAR, encoded by the coding sequence ATGGCAGAACGTCCGCCAAGCCCCGGCGAATCCATTGCGCGCCGCGCCGCCGCACTCGCCGGTGACATGAAGGCCAACGATATCCTCGTCCTCGATTTACGCGGAGTGACGGATATGACCGACTTCTTTGTTATAGCCAGTGGCACATCCGACACCCACGTCCGCGCCGTAGCAGAACACATCCAGGCAGGGTTGAAGGACGGTGGGGTGTCTACCACTATGACCGAAGGCCTCACACAGGGACGCTGGGCGCTGCTCGACTATGCGCACACTGTCATTCATGTATTTCATCCGACGCTGCGTCAGTACTATCAGCTGGAACGGCTGTGGGGCGACGCAACACCGGTACCTCTGAACACCGAAGCCACGCAGGGAGCCCGGTAA
- the smc gene encoding chromosome segregation protein SMC, with the protein MRLTKLEVHGFKAFADHLEFVFEKGVTAIVGPNGSGKSNVSDAVRWVLGEQRARAMRGAKMEDVIFHGSSARKAVNMAEVSLHFDNTEGELPVPFKEVVITRRLMRSGESEYLLNRAPCRLRDIQDLVRGTGLGADSGVVIESRMIDALLSDRPDERRELFEEAAGVGLYRDRRRSAERRLEETTVDLARLDDLINEVQSQVRSLARQRRRAERHAELMSRRFQVEISLATREMAAWREELSALDGRLEELQLDVPGGEEAITQAEMLREQAHGARSAAEASRLELARLSTEQRDKTQKLERELAVSEERQRSTTMRKQRAEEERKENEAFGRRLREDRERAVGDRTTLEKELADAGEALQERLAAEQTTREAVQQSRAVLEQLERQVREHRDQARRIELDRDGASREHLETQNRREALEIERQQLADALDVTERELIAAREQVSITQANAQDALHALEGARLAAATARTADAESRSALASAVQSRTALEGRLNALAALERERVGLAPSAAKLLKERERFGDGAVLGPLTDFLTADGEAAKLVERYLGATMHAIVVRDADAAAAVRRWHADTQPGPLLLLPLDVVTDLGADADALAGSVQSSGAASRWVRALLGKVRAIDSGEAFIDERGAVFLPGTATGPGPLQRRAEITRLESDLAAADARRDECMMAAEAARLALGEAERAQQAAMETSNRAQQESRRAADVQQEVERRRERAERELQQSSALAERLISRLEELDSRTKQLAQQAEALHARAGEADADIAEAREAMSIAERDQEQAREARATWQVAQAQAQARLSVAIDREKRLNEEDSTAAARLESLARELSNLSEADQNLAQQLDGWRSELETEQKTLADADARLADAERAVAAATGALDEAERMLDEARRRASALGEQLHGAQLRHTELSGRREAIRQRLETEWRRTLEDLLAGFEELDLETDVLRTEAKQLRESLDELGPVNPLAIEEHEEEQRRLEFLTGQRNDLVAAKQSLHQAIREIDSTARELFLATFSQVRENFRQIFLRMFGGGECDLRLENPDAPLDCDIEIHASPRGKKTQRIHLLSSGERALVALSLLFGIFLTKPSPFCLMDEVDAPLDDQNIGRFVKMLNDFKSRTQFIVITHNPRTTSEAADAVYGVTMQEPGVSSIVSVRLRGGQQVDETIVPDDAIAGEIGGDEVDDAVDGTADEDSAAEPSPA; encoded by the coding sequence GTGCGTCTGACGAAGCTCGAGGTCCATGGCTTCAAGGCCTTTGCCGATCACTTGGAGTTCGTGTTCGAAAAGGGTGTGACGGCCATCGTCGGCCCCAACGGAAGCGGCAAGTCGAATGTCTCGGATGCCGTAAGATGGGTGCTGGGCGAGCAGCGCGCGCGGGCCATGCGCGGCGCGAAGATGGAGGACGTGATCTTCCACGGGTCGTCGGCACGCAAGGCCGTGAACATGGCCGAAGTGTCACTGCACTTCGACAACACCGAAGGCGAACTCCCGGTCCCATTCAAGGAAGTCGTCATCACCCGGCGCTTGATGCGCTCGGGAGAGAGCGAGTATCTGCTGAATCGCGCGCCGTGCCGTTTGCGCGACATTCAGGACCTGGTGCGTGGCACCGGCCTCGGCGCCGACTCCGGCGTGGTCATCGAAAGCAGGATGATCGATGCCCTGCTCTCCGACCGCCCCGACGAGCGCCGCGAGCTGTTCGAAGAGGCGGCCGGTGTCGGCCTGTATCGCGATCGGCGCCGCAGTGCCGAACGCCGTCTCGAAGAAACGACCGTCGACCTGGCACGCCTCGATGACCTGATCAACGAAGTGCAGAGTCAGGTGCGCTCGCTGGCACGTCAGCGTCGTCGCGCCGAACGGCACGCCGAATTGATGTCGCGTCGGTTCCAGGTCGAGATTTCGTTGGCCACCCGAGAGATGGCGGCGTGGCGCGAAGAACTCTCGGCGCTCGATGGCCGTCTCGAAGAGCTGCAGCTGGATGTCCCCGGTGGCGAAGAAGCCATCACGCAAGCCGAGATGCTGCGTGAGCAGGCCCATGGTGCGCGCTCCGCGGCCGAAGCCAGCCGTCTCGAACTCGCGCGTCTCTCTACCGAGCAGCGCGACAAGACGCAGAAGCTCGAGCGCGAACTCGCCGTGAGCGAAGAGCGTCAGCGCAGCACGACCATGCGCAAGCAGCGCGCCGAAGAGGAACGGAAGGAGAACGAAGCGTTCGGCCGCCGTTTGCGTGAAGATCGCGAGCGCGCCGTGGGTGATCGGACCACGCTCGAGAAGGAACTGGCTGACGCGGGTGAAGCGCTGCAGGAACGCCTCGCCGCCGAACAGACTACGCGTGAAGCGGTACAGCAGTCGCGCGCCGTGCTTGAGCAGCTCGAACGTCAGGTGCGCGAACACCGCGACCAGGCCCGCCGCATCGAACTCGATCGCGACGGCGCATCGCGTGAACATCTCGAGACGCAGAATCGTCGTGAGGCGCTGGAGATCGAGCGTCAGCAGCTGGCCGATGCCCTCGATGTGACCGAACGCGAACTGATCGCCGCGCGCGAGCAGGTGTCGATCACCCAGGCGAATGCGCAGGATGCGCTGCACGCGCTCGAAGGCGCGCGCTTGGCCGCCGCCACCGCGCGCACGGCCGATGCCGAGTCACGCAGTGCGCTGGCCAGCGCCGTGCAGTCACGCACGGCACTCGAAGGCCGCTTGAATGCGCTGGCGGCACTCGAGCGTGAACGCGTAGGTCTGGCCCCGTCGGCGGCCAAGCTGCTCAAGGAACGCGAGCGGTTCGGCGACGGGGCGGTGCTGGGTCCGCTCACCGACTTCCTCACCGCCGACGGCGAAGCGGCGAAGCTCGTGGAACGCTACCTCGGCGCCACCATGCACGCGATCGTTGTGCGCGATGCCGATGCCGCGGCCGCCGTGCGTCGTTGGCACGCCGATACGCAGCCGGGGCCGCTGCTGCTGCTCCCGCTCGATGTCGTCACCGACTTGGGTGCCGATGCCGACGCGTTGGCGGGCAGCGTACAGTCGTCTGGTGCCGCGTCGCGGTGGGTGCGCGCGTTGCTCGGCAAGGTGCGCGCGATCGATAGCGGTGAAGCGTTCATCGATGAACGTGGCGCCGTGTTCCTGCCAGGCACGGCCACGGGCCCCGGCCCGCTGCAGCGTCGCGCCGAGATCACGCGACTCGAATCGGATCTTGCCGCCGCGGATGCGCGCCGTGATGAATGCATGATGGCCGCTGAAGCGGCGCGGTTGGCGCTCGGTGAAGCGGAGCGTGCGCAGCAGGCCGCGATGGAAACGTCCAACCGCGCACAGCAGGAATCGCGTCGCGCGGCCGATGTGCAGCAGGAAGTCGAGCGTCGCCGCGAGCGCGCCGAGCGCGAACTGCAGCAATCGAGCGCGCTCGCCGAACGTCTCATCTCGCGTCTCGAGGAGCTCGACTCCCGCACGAAGCAGCTGGCGCAGCAGGCCGAAGCGCTGCACGCGCGTGCCGGTGAGGCCGATGCTGATATCGCCGAGGCACGTGAGGCGATGTCGATCGCGGAGCGCGATCAGGAACAGGCACGCGAAGCGCGGGCCACGTGGCAGGTGGCGCAGGCCCAGGCGCAGGCGCGTTTGTCGGTCGCCATCGACCGCGAGAAGCGGTTGAACGAAGAAGACTCCACGGCTGCGGCGCGCCTCGAGTCGTTGGCGCGCGAGCTCTCGAATCTCTCCGAGGCCGACCAGAATCTGGCGCAGCAGCTCGACGGCTGGCGCTCCGAGCTGGAAACAGAACAGAAGACGCTGGCTGATGCCGACGCGCGCCTGGCCGATGCCGAGCGGGCCGTGGCCGCGGCCACCGGTGCACTCGACGAGGCCGAGCGCATGCTCGATGAAGCCCGCCGCCGTGCGTCGGCGCTGGGTGAGCAGCTGCACGGGGCGCAGCTGCGACACACCGAGCTGTCGGGCCGTCGCGAAGCTATCCGTCAGCGTCTCGAAACCGAATGGCGTCGCACGCTCGAGGATTTGCTGGCCGGATTCGAAGAGCTCGACCTCGAAACCGATGTACTGCGCACCGAAGCCAAGCAGTTGCGGGAATCGCTCGACGAGCTGGGCCCCGTCAACCCGTTGGCGATCGAAGAACACGAGGAAGAGCAGCGTCGTCTCGAGTTCCTGACCGGGCAGCGCAACGATCTCGTGGCCGCCAAGCAGTCGCTGCATCAGGCCATTCGTGAAATCGACAGCACGGCGCGTGAGCTGTTCCTGGCCACCTTCTCGCAGGTGCGCGAGAACTTCCGTCAGATCTTCCTGCGCATGTTCGGTGGTGGCGAGTGCGACCTGCGACTCGAGAACCCCGACGCGCCGCTCGACTGCGACATTGAGATTCATGCGTCGCCGCGCGGCAAGAAGACGCAGCGCATTCACCTGCTCTCCAGCGGTGAGCGCGCCCTCGTGGCGTTGTCGCTGCTGTTCGGCATCTTCCTCACCAAGCCGAGTCCCTTCTGCCTCATGGACGAAGTGGACGCGCCGCTCGACGATCAGAACATCGGCCGTTTCGTGAAGATGCTGAACGACTTCAAGTCGCGGACGCAGTTCATCGTGATCACGCACAACCCGCGCACGACGTCGGAAGCCGCTGATGCGGTGTACGGCGTGACGATGCAGGAGCCGGGCGTGTCGTCGATCGTGAGCGTGCGCCTGCGCGGCGGCCAGCAGGTGGACGAAACCATCGTGCCTGACGACGCCATCGCGGGCGAGATCGGCGGCGACGAGGTCGATGATGCCGTCGACGGCACCGCCGACGAGGACTCCGCAGCGGAACCGTCGCCGGCGTGA
- the rpsR gene encoding 30S ribosomal protein S18 has protein sequence MRRQKKPCPITEAGIRYVDYKDDRLLARFITDYGKILPSRLSGVDARHQRQLSKAVKKARFLALLPYVKGQTG, from the coding sequence ATGCGCCGCCAAAAGAAGCCCTGCCCGATCACGGAAGCGGGCATCCGCTACGTCGATTACAAGGATGACCGTCTGCTCGCCCGTTTCATCACGGACTACGGCAAGATTCTACCGAGCCGCCTGAGCGGTGTCGACGCGCGTCACCAGCGTCAGCTGTCGAAGGCCGTCAAGAAGGCGCGGTTCCTCGCGCTCCTGCCGTACGTGAAGGGACAGACGGGCTGA